CGAAAAAACCGAAATTCCAGCCGAGGTCATCGACTGCGACCGCAAGACCGCGCTGCTCTATTCCCTGGTTGAAAACATCGCGCGCGTCCCGCCCGGCACCATGTGGTTTGCGCGAGAAATGGAACGCATGCACCAAGCCGGTCTCAACTATTCCGAGATCGCCCGTTATGTCGGCAAAAGCTCCTCCTATGTCGGCGACTATATCCGCCTCGTTGTGCAAGGCGAAAACCGTCTCATAGAGGGGGTCGAGCAAGGTCTTTTCCCCATCTCCTTCGCTGTGCAGGTTGCCCAGTCCGACGACGCCACGATCCAGGGCGTACTCATGGATGCTTTCGACGAAGGTGTCGTCAACAGCACCTCCGTGGCCCGGGTGCGGCGGCTCTTGCAGCTGCGCATGCAGCGGGGGAAGGGCATCCGCGACCGTGGCGAGCGCAGCGAAAAAAGCAAAGGCTACACCCTCAAAGACCTCACCCGCGAAATCAACCAAAGTACCAAAGAGAAAGAAGACTATGTCCGGCAGGCCCGGCACACCCAGAACCGCCTGC
This DNA window, taken from Pontiella desulfatans, encodes the following:
- a CDS encoding ParB/RepB/Spo0J family partition protein; this encodes MKKKKLALMSDRKYQMVPLDSIVVLNSRNRNKDKFAENVRSIDEVGLRKPIVVNGRSFKRTGKYELVCGEGRYLAHIKLEKTEIPAEVIDCDRKTALLYSLVENIARVPPGTMWFAREMERMHQAGLNYSEIARYVGKSSSYVGDYIRLVVQGENRLIEGVEQGLFPISFAVQVAQSDDATIQGVLMDAFDEGVVNSTSVARVRRLLQLRMQRGKGIRDRGERSEKSKGYTLKDLTREINQSTKEKEDYVRQARHTQNRLLQLLFGMSAVLGDPEALRLLDAHGLAAPPSLQGEYGVDLPPVPVTEPTP